Proteins from one Corticium candelabrum chromosome 4, ooCorCand1.1, whole genome shotgun sequence genomic window:
- the LOC134179101 gene encoding uncharacterized protein LOC134179101: MCQSVLSENRQNVERLCSQVASLTSVIRDLIGRVSSLREDVECQRSVSARLECDLNQQTVLFQSSLQQTRKDIERQHSLLTKQQVNSLVNSKIKQDLFVDGGKFLYSQFSLEGNFVIFSKRSSLKMVEINVEIVVVGKDI; the protein is encoded by the exons ATGTGTCAGTCTGTACTGTCAGAAAATCGACAGAACGTCGAGCGGCTTTGTTCACAAGTCGCCTCACTGACATCTGTCATCA GAGATCTAATTGGGCGCGTTTCAAGTTTACGTGAAGATGTGGAGTGTCAACGCAGTGTGTCTGCAAGGCTTGAGTGTGACTTGAACCAACAAACAGTTCTCTTCCAGTCCTCACTACAACAG ACACGGAAAGATATCGAGCGGCAACACAGTTTGCTAACAAAGCAACAAGTAAAT AGTCTGGTTAATAGCAAGATAAAGCAAGACTTGTTTGTTGATGGAGG TAAATTTCTTTATAGTCAATTTTCCCTTGAAGgtaattttgtcattttttcCAAGAGGTCATCTTTGAAAATG